A section of the Adhaeribacter arboris genome encodes:
- a CDS encoding Crp/Fnr family transcriptional regulator, whose amino-acid sequence MSEESRKIFSATLTFLEIKKGGYLLQADEVCPAIFFIVTGYYRSFYLNDGEEKNTNFYFENSFATNVKSLTQNTKSDYFIQAEEQSSVIRLDKTKLLEAYKQSHEIERLGRKLLELILMNQEEHANLFKLFTPQQRYVYLQRTQPELFNRVSLTQIASYIGISRETLSRIRGRK is encoded by the coding sequence TTGTCAGAAGAAAGCCGAAAGATTTTCTCAGCTACGCTAACATTTCTGGAGATAAAAAAAGGGGGCTACTTGTTACAAGCGGATGAGGTATGCCCAGCCATTTTCTTTATTGTAACAGGTTATTACCGGTCTTTTTACCTGAACGACGGAGAAGAAAAAAATACCAACTTCTACTTTGAAAACAGCTTTGCCACGAATGTAAAAAGCCTTACCCAAAATACGAAATCAGATTACTTCATTCAAGCTGAAGAACAAAGCTCCGTTATCAGACTCGATAAAACCAAATTGCTGGAAGCGTATAAGCAATCCCACGAAATTGAGAGATTGGGTAGAAAGTTGTTAGAGTTAATTTTAATGAACCAGGAAGAACATGCCAACCTGTTTAAATTATTCACACCGCAACAACGGTACGTATATTTGCAAAGAACCCAGCCGGAGTTATTTAACCGCGTATCACTAACTCAAATTGCTTCCTATATAGGCATTAGCCGGGAAACCTTGAGCAGAATTCGGGGCAGGAAATAA
- a CDS encoding Crp/Fnr family transcriptional regulator — translation MESINTSLAEALNKISKLSSVVIEELNQLTKASGVKKNTILLDVGAVSRHLYFIQTGLARVFYFHEAEDVTDYFAIDNQFIGGVESLFTGMPSKKGIHVLEDSIIYSILYADLEELCRKYHEMERAGRMLAIYAFLEGQQRIESIRFHEAKERYKALGNKYPGILNRCPLKHIASYLGITQVSLSRLRAGSV, via the coding sequence ATGGAAAGTATAAATACCTCTTTGGCAGAAGCGTTGAACAAAATTAGCAAATTATCTTCCGTAGTTATAGAGGAATTAAACCAGCTTACTAAGGCATCAGGAGTTAAAAAAAATACGATTTTGTTAGATGTTGGAGCCGTTTCTCGGCATTTATACTTTATTCAAACGGGCTTGGCACGAGTTTTTTATTTCCATGAAGCGGAAGATGTTACCGATTATTTTGCCATTGATAACCAATTTATCGGCGGTGTAGAAAGCCTTTTTACCGGAATGCCATCCAAAAAAGGAATTCACGTTTTGGAGGACTCTATTATATACTCCATTTTATATGCTGATTTAGAGGAGCTTTGCCGAAAATACCACGAAATGGAGCGAGCCGGCCGGATGTTGGCCATTTACGCGTTCCTGGAAGGACAACAACGCATTGAAAGTATCCGGTTTCACGAAGCAAAGGAGAGGTACAAAGCGTTAGGAAATAAGTATCCGGGCATCCTAAACCGGTGTCCCCTCAAACACATTGCTTCTTATTTAGGTATTACGCAGGTAAGTTTGAGTCGGCTCCGGGCAGGTTCTGTTTAA
- a CDS encoding lysozyme inhibitor LprI family protein produces the protein MQTRKKIKIVVTSLAVVLAATHILFPKISIDLITVFLLALAIVPWLESLFKSVELPGGLKLEFQDLQKIETDAKKIGLLKEDVGNQDIDVEVHDRKLFVEIAEQNQDLALLSLRIEIEKSLRGIAEKYGIATSRFSIINLLKELASRGIITQDENSVLKNMVKTLNQAAHGVEYDQRNAKWVIEVGPKIIEALQSKVEFRGGNFSHTNPEAKEHWIDKSFRECDWTTNFEWGECIKKHRGLWKKEVDNVYNALMRNLDAEKQEKLTESQISWEKQLKIDSDLVFSFEDMQLKVGREGLFIAAMSFMNRVRQRALELEEILTLLD, from the coding sequence ATGCAAACTCGAAAGAAGATAAAAATAGTAGTGACCTCTTTAGCTGTTGTTCTTGCGGCTACTCATATACTATTTCCAAAAATTAGCATTGATCTAATCACGGTATTCCTTTTAGCATTAGCAATTGTTCCCTGGCTGGAGTCACTTTTTAAATCGGTAGAACTGCCTGGAGGGTTAAAGCTTGAGTTTCAAGATTTGCAAAAAATTGAAACAGATGCAAAAAAGATTGGATTACTTAAAGAAGATGTCGGGAATCAAGATATTGACGTTGAGGTTCATGATAGAAAGTTATTTGTTGAGATTGCTGAACAAAACCAAGATTTAGCCTTACTAAGCCTTAGAATTGAAATTGAAAAGAGCTTAAGAGGAATTGCTGAAAAATATGGAATTGCGACCAGTAGGTTTTCTATAATTAACTTACTTAAAGAGCTAGCCAGCCGTGGAATAATTACCCAAGATGAAAATAGTGTACTTAAAAATATGGTTAAGACGCTAAACCAAGCAGCTCATGGAGTAGAATACGACCAGAGGAATGCAAAATGGGTTATAGAAGTTGGACCGAAAATTATTGAAGCCCTTCAAAGTAAAGTTGAATTCAGAGGTGGAAATTTTTCGCACACTAATCCTGAAGCTAAAGAGCACTGGATAGATAAATCTTTTCGGGAATGTGATTGGACGACGAATTTCGAGTGGGGCGAGTGTATAAAGAAGCACCGAGGGCTCTGGAAAAAAGAGGTTGATAATGTTTATAATGCTTTGATGCGTAATTTGGATGCTGAGAAGCAGGAAAAACTCACAGAATCACAGATATCTTGGGAAAAACAGCTTAAAATTGATTCTGACCTTGTTTTTTCTTTCGAAGACATGCAGTTAAAAGTGGGACGTGAAGGTTTATTCATTGCTGCAATGTCCTTCATGAATAGAGTTAGACAACGTGCATTAGAATTAGAGGAGATTCTGACACTCTTGGACTGA
- a CDS encoding type II toxin-antitoxin system RelE/ParE family toxin: MNISYKNNKLSKTVTSPKDILKNYGTRAKLVNQRIEELKAASTLEVMRTLPRANCHELSGNRKGEFAVDISANHRIIFEPNHNPVPQKEDGGINWAEITDITILAIGEDYH, from the coding sequence ATGAACATCAGTTATAAGAATAATAAGCTTTCTAAAACGGTAACCTCCCCTAAAGACATATTGAAGAATTATGGAACTAGGGCTAAACTTGTAAATCAAAGAATTGAGGAACTAAAAGCAGCTAGTACACTAGAAGTAATGCGAACGTTACCTAGAGCTAACTGCCATGAACTTAGCGGAAATAGAAAAGGTGAATTTGCAGTAGATATTTCAGCTAACCATCGAATCATTTTTGAACCTAATCATAATCCTGTACCCCAAAAAGAAGATGGCGGAATAAATTGGGCAGAAATCACAGATATTACCATTCTTGCAATAGGCGAAGATTATCATTAA
- a CDS encoding LytR/AlgR family response regulator transcription factor — translation MELSTTNPFNYQDKIFILLVIPLINIVNYYLTYSSIHFNSYLLTTYVIDTLEGYAAWFSARYIILTLDQKFPWELGLIRRLVLQLVTTMLICLGVIVALTELVNFIVSDQPVKRSFYTYNLFIFAIWVLVMNGVYIGLYYFKLYRQAIEKQKQMQWQLPTNGTIPPQLGSAAETPTKQPPTFRVQLGNKELLVPTPEILAIYVVDDINLLYTHEKRKLVLDMSLDKCEQYLDPDQFFRANRQCILRNDTVKAIEKDVNGKLLVTLQEKLDMPSPVIISRTKAASFKKWLRRELI, via the coding sequence ATGGAGTTAAGTACGACCAATCCATTCAACTACCAGGATAAAATTTTTATTCTTCTGGTTATTCCACTCATTAATATAGTTAATTATTATTTAACCTACTCGTCCATTCATTTTAACTCCTATTTACTGACCACTTATGTCATTGATACCTTAGAAGGGTATGCCGCTTGGTTTTCCGCCCGGTATATTATACTCACCCTTGACCAGAAATTTCCATGGGAACTAGGGTTAATAAGACGCCTTGTTTTACAACTGGTGACTACCATGCTGATTTGCCTCGGTGTTATTGTAGCTCTTACGGAATTAGTAAATTTCATTGTTTCGGATCAGCCAGTGAAGCGCAGTTTTTATACCTATAACTTGTTTATTTTCGCGATCTGGGTTTTGGTGATGAATGGGGTATATATTGGCTTATATTATTTTAAACTTTACCGCCAGGCCATCGAAAAGCAGAAACAAATGCAGTGGCAATTGCCAACTAACGGGACTATTCCACCTCAATTGGGGTCTGCAGCCGAAACACCGACCAAGCAACCTCCCACTTTCCGGGTACAACTAGGCAACAAAGAACTGCTGGTACCTACGCCCGAGATATTAGCTATTTACGTAGTCGATGATATTAATTTGCTCTATACCCACGAAAAGCGCAAGCTCGTGCTGGATATGTCGTTGGATAAGTGTGAGCAATATTTAGATCCGGATCAGTTTTTCCGGGCGAACCGGCAGTGCATTTTGCGTAATGATACTGTGAAGGCCATTGAGAAAGATGTAAACGGCAAATTATTGGTTACCCTCCAGGAAAAATTGGATATGCCTTCGCCCGTAATTATCAGCCGTACGAAGGCTGCCAGTTTTAAAAAATGGCTGCGCCGGGAGCTGATTTAG
- a CDS encoding HigA family addiction module antitoxin yields the protein MRYKTIEDIEAAEFLISPPGETLSETMEAKGINQPELALRMGRPLKTINEILKGKASITPETALQLERVLGVPAAFWLERERNYQLELAEIREAREMLEVKDWVLQFPLKEMKELGWISFTDGVVDKVNSILTFFSVSDKKAFDNYYHQSTYATAFRLSAAKKKNPYAVAAWLRQGELQAAEIKAPCYDTKSFRNALETIKELMANEQDTFFNQLQNICLKAGVKVVHTPCLPNSPACGSTRWINDSPLVQLSNRYKRNDIFWFTFFHEAGHILLHGKKDVFIEGLEYTDEGLEKEKEADEFSKKWTLTPKQEQEIMAEFPLTVEKIKAFARKYTTLPALIIGRLANQGLLHHSEGWTHGLFRKISFE from the coding sequence ATGAGATATAAGACCATAGAAGATATCGAAGCAGCTGAATTTCTAATTTCTCCTCCTGGAGAAACATTAAGTGAAACGATGGAGGCTAAAGGTATCAATCAACCAGAATTAGCTTTACGGATGGGAAGACCTCTTAAAACAATTAATGAAATATTAAAGGGTAAAGCTAGCATAACTCCAGAAACAGCCTTGCAACTTGAACGTGTATTAGGTGTACCAGCAGCTTTTTGGCTAGAGCGAGAAAGGAATTATCAACTTGAACTAGCCGAAATTAGAGAGGCTCGTGAGATGTTAGAGGTGAAGGATTGGGTGCTTCAGTTTCCATTGAAAGAGATGAAAGAATTAGGTTGGATTAGTTTTACTGATGGCGTGGTAGATAAAGTAAACAGTATTCTTACTTTTTTTTCAGTATCGGATAAAAAGGCTTTTGATAATTATTATCACCAAAGCACTTATGCAACTGCTTTCCGCTTATCGGCTGCTAAAAAAAAGAATCCTTATGCTGTTGCTGCTTGGTTGCGGCAAGGTGAATTACAAGCAGCTGAAATAAAAGCACCTTGTTACGACACCAAAAGCTTTAGAAATGCTTTGGAGACAATAAAAGAATTAATGGCTAATGAACAAGATACCTTCTTTAACCAATTACAAAATATTTGCCTTAAGGCTGGTGTTAAAGTGGTTCATACACCCTGCTTACCCAATTCGCCTGCTTGCGGTTCTACCCGCTGGATAAATGATTCTCCATTAGTACAACTTTCTAATCGTTATAAGCGCAATGATATTTTTTGGTTTACCTTTTTTCATGAAGCTGGCCACATATTGCTGCATGGTAAAAAAGATGTATTCATTGAAGGACTGGAGTACACAGATGAAGGACTAGAGAAAGAAAAAGAAGCTGATGAATTTTCTAAAAAATGGACATTAACTCCTAAACAAGAACAGGAGATTATGGCTGAATTCCCTCTTACTGTAGAAAAGATTAAAGCGTTTGCTCGCAAGTATACGACACTTCCAGCCTTAATTATAGGACGTTTAGCTAACCAAGGTCTCTTACATCATAGTGAAGGTTGGACCCACGGGCTTTTTCGAAAAATTTCATTTGAGTAA
- a CDS encoding Crp/Fnr family transcriptional regulator, which produces MSELEKYIRTYFGVSNEDLSKISSFFKLSSLKKGEFFLQMGRYSDRLGFVQSGIIREFVTIGDKEITKWISTKGYFVVDLSSFYFHQTARWNIHALTDCELYVIDSKEYHKFGQIIPQWAELEKLFIAKCFMVLEERIITHLSLTAEERYNQLLNFNKELFNQVPLHYLASMLGITPETLSRLRKKAVA; this is translated from the coding sequence ATGTCAGAACTCGAAAAATATATTCGTACCTATTTCGGGGTAAGTAATGAAGACTTAAGTAAAATAAGTTCGTTCTTTAAACTAAGTTCTTTAAAAAAGGGAGAATTTTTCCTGCAAATGGGTCGGTATTCTGACCGGCTAGGCTTTGTACAGTCGGGTATTATCCGGGAGTTTGTTACTATTGGCGATAAAGAAATTACGAAATGGATTTCTACCAAAGGCTATTTTGTAGTTGATTTATCGAGCTTCTACTTTCATCAAACTGCCCGCTGGAATATACACGCCTTAACGGATTGTGAGCTTTATGTAATCGACAGCAAAGAATATCATAAATTTGGGCAAATAATCCCCCAATGGGCCGAATTAGAAAAGCTCTTTATTGCCAAATGCTTTATGGTTTTAGAAGAAAGAATAATTACCCACCTTTCCCTGACGGCAGAGGAAAGATACAATCAATTACTGAACTTTAATAAAGAATTATTTAACCAAGTGCCTTTACATTACCTGGCTTCGATGCTGGGTATAACTCCGGAAACATTGAGCAGGTTGAGAAAAAAAGCGGTGGCGTAA
- a CDS encoding SRPBCC family protein, with translation MKSINNQAPVMCSKKITINASSEKVWPLIANINNWANWQTDISKAQLNGELKPQTTFDWKTGGANIHSTLHTVEPYKAFGWTGKAFGTYAIHNWMFTEKDGCTEVAVDESMEGLLAVLLKKILNKSLEKGMQNWLDLLKKECEN, from the coding sequence ATGAAAAGTATCAACAACCAAGCACCGGTAATGTGCAGTAAAAAAATTACCATTAACGCCAGTAGCGAAAAAGTTTGGCCATTAATAGCCAATATAAACAATTGGGCAAATTGGCAAACCGACATCAGCAAGGCCCAACTGAATGGTGAACTAAAGCCCCAGACAACCTTTGATTGGAAAACGGGCGGTGCAAACATCCATTCTACCCTGCATACTGTCGAGCCATACAAGGCGTTTGGCTGGACTGGAAAAGCTTTTGGAACTTATGCGATTCACAACTGGATGTTTACCGAAAAAGACGGGTGCACCGAAGTAGCCGTAGACGAAAGCATGGAAGGTCTTTTGGCCGTACTCTTAAAGAAAATATTAAATAAGAGTTTAGAAAAGGGAATGCAAAACTGGCTCGACTTGCTAAAAAAAGAATGCGAAAATTAA
- a CDS encoding ester cyclase has product MQQANHKLVSEFVEQIWNKQNFEKLDDFIHPEFKDFSLPPALTPDKEGLKNWIMATCASFEHKTVIEDQVTEGDKSIVKIRMELKHIGVWRDMPPTNLEVLTQGYRFFKIKAGKILEHWALIDGQAIESQLKGASNGCTLPR; this is encoded by the coding sequence ATGCAACAGGCTAATCACAAATTAGTTTCCGAGTTTGTTGAGCAAATTTGGAACAAGCAAAACTTCGAGAAGTTAGATGATTTTATTCATCCGGAATTCAAGGATTTCTCCTTACCACCAGCTTTAACACCAGATAAAGAAGGCCTGAAAAATTGGATTATGGCTACATGTGCTTCATTTGAACATAAAACAGTTATTGAAGACCAGGTTACCGAAGGAGACAAAAGCATTGTAAAAATCCGGATGGAGCTAAAACACATTGGGGTTTGGCGAGATATGCCGCCAACTAATCTTGAAGTGCTTACCCAAGGTTACCGGTTTTTCAAAATCAAAGCAGGAAAAATTTTGGAACATTGGGCTTTAATTGATGGACAAGCAATTGAAAGTCAATTAAAAGGCGCTTCCAATGGTTGTACGCTGCCCAGATAG
- a CDS encoding KTSC domain-containing protein, whose product MERIFVSSSNLYTVGYNDGISILEIQFRNGSIYQYFNVPLSVYQALMNAGSHGQYFSYFIKDRYRYRRIR is encoded by the coding sequence ATGGAAAGAATTTTTGTTTCATCATCTAATTTGTATACAGTAGGTTATAATGATGGTATATCCATTTTGGAGATTCAATTCCGTAATGGCAGCATCTACCAGTATTTTAATGTACCCTTATCCGTTTACCAAGCATTAATGAATGCGGGATCACATGGACAATACTTCAGTTACTTTATAAAAGACCGTTATCGTTACCGACGTATTCGCTGA
- a CDS encoding IS3 family transposase, producing MGLGKLCGLFGKSRQAYYEQLWQQDKKQVNQMALVQQVVKIREQLPGVGTGKLHHLLTNFLAEYHIKLGRDKLYVLLREHHLLRTKRRNRAKTTNSQHPFYKYVNLVKELPVSRPNQVWVSDITYIRTGRDFSYLSLITDTYSHKIMGWALDTTLQTKGPLAALQKAVKSLPKGKESLIHHSDRGIQYCSKEYIQLLCSRGIRISMTSQGDPGENALAERINRTIKEEFNCRAFISFDLAKVAIIKSIQAYNQLRPHASCDYLTPNQAHLKKGPLKKRWRKYKRKNPVSQELLIKKLNRIFTV from the coding sequence ATAGGTTTAGGGAAGTTGTGCGGACTGTTTGGAAAATCCCGGCAAGCCTACTATGAGCAGTTGTGGCAGCAAGATAAAAAGCAGGTAAATCAAATGGCTCTTGTGCAGCAAGTAGTGAAGATCAGAGAGCAATTACCCGGTGTGGGTACGGGAAAACTGCATCATTTATTAACTAACTTTTTGGCAGAGTATCACATAAAGCTGGGGCGGGATAAGCTGTATGTCCTGCTGCGGGAGCATCATTTATTACGCACTAAGCGGCGCAATAGGGCCAAAACCACCAACTCGCAACATCCTTTTTACAAATATGTGAACTTAGTGAAAGAGCTGCCGGTTAGCCGTCCTAATCAGGTATGGGTAAGTGATATTACCTACATCAGAACGGGTCGTGATTTTAGTTATTTGAGTTTAATCACGGATACTTATTCCCACAAAATCATGGGGTGGGCACTAGACACCACCTTACAGACGAAAGGACCACTGGCAGCATTGCAGAAAGCCGTTAAGAGTTTACCCAAGGGAAAAGAAAGCTTGATTCATCATTCTGATCGGGGTATTCAGTATTGCTCGAAAGAATACATTCAGTTACTCTGCTCCCGTGGCATCCGCATCAGTATGACCAGTCAAGGAGATCCAGGAGAAAATGCTTTGGCCGAAAGAATAAACAGAACCATTAAAGAAGAATTTAACTGCCGAGCTTTTATCTCCTTTGACTTGGCAAAGGTAGCTATCATCAAGTCTATTCAGGCCTATAATCAGCTCCGCCCTCATGCTTCTTGTGATTATCTAACTCCTAACCAAGCACACCTAAAGAAAGGTCCACTTAAAAAGCGCTGGCGAAAATACAAAAGAAAAAATCCTGTCAGCCAGGAGTTGTTAATCAAGAAATTAAATAGAATTTTTACCGTTTAA
- a CDS encoding serine hydrolase domain-containing protein, protein MKRLFYTATRLLVVALLALTTISCKEDYTLPSTQTACQSAPPVYPNHPKAVLYQQVLNKYIAQGLPGVAMLVRSPENGYWLGAAGKADIASKTTMEGCHLQYIQSISKMYVATAVLLLAEQNVVALDNSINHYLPATITAKITQSHQITVRQLLNHSSGIPDYASDATYITDFLNNPLYPFTSDKYLGYVAGKRLKFAPGTDYSYSNTNYLLLTILIDQVTGASHAKYITDHIFKPLNLHDTYYLNEPAYPQPTGLVSSYYDRRGNGYLEDISKIQNQQVASMHGDDGIIASPYDVVSFTDAILKGNLLTVASKQQMRQFIATQKEPEKLQYGLGLHYFETDYGNAYGHGGSGLGSSCFVAYFPDEDITIFVAVNMGVIMGGPLAKAAEQLQNEVIETVLK, encoded by the coding sequence ATGAAACGTTTATTTTATACGGCAACCCGTTTGTTGGTAGTTGCTTTATTGGCCTTAACCACTATTAGTTGTAAAGAAGATTATACTCTGCCTTCTACCCAAACGGCTTGCCAGTCCGCTCCTCCGGTTTATCCCAATCACCCGAAAGCAGTGCTATACCAACAAGTATTAAATAAATACATTGCTCAAGGTTTACCCGGCGTGGCAATGCTGGTACGCAGTCCCGAAAATGGGTATTGGTTAGGTGCGGCAGGTAAAGCTGATATCGCTTCAAAAACAACAATGGAAGGCTGTCATTTGCAATACATTCAAAGCATTAGCAAAATGTATGTAGCCACGGCTGTCCTGTTATTAGCCGAGCAAAATGTTGTTGCTTTAGATAACTCTATTAACCACTATTTGCCGGCAACGATAACCGCTAAAATTACCCAAAGCCATCAGATAACAGTAAGACAATTGCTCAATCATTCTTCGGGCATTCCTGATTATGCTTCTGATGCCACCTATATTACCGATTTCCTAAACAATCCCCTTTACCCATTTACATCCGACAAATATTTAGGGTACGTAGCCGGTAAAAGATTAAAGTTTGCACCCGGAACCGATTACAGTTACTCTAATACCAATTACTTATTACTAACAATATTAATCGACCAGGTGACCGGGGCTTCGCACGCCAAATACATTACTGATCATATTTTTAAACCCTTAAACCTGCACGATACTTATTACCTGAATGAACCCGCTTACCCACAACCAACCGGGTTGGTAAGTTCCTACTACGACCGTCGGGGCAACGGTTATTTAGAAGATATTTCTAAAATTCAGAACCAGCAAGTGGCCTCTATGCATGGCGATGATGGCATTATTGCCTCGCCTTACGATGTGGTTTCATTTACTGATGCGATACTAAAAGGCAATTTATTAACGGTAGCCTCAAAGCAGCAAATGCGCCAGTTTATCGCTACTCAAAAAGAACCGGAAAAATTACAATATGGGCTGGGTCTCCACTATTTCGAAACGGATTATGGCAATGCTTACGGCCACGGTGGGAGCGGATTGGGTTCGAGTTGCTTTGTCGCGTATTTCCCGGATGAAGATATCACCATTTTTGTAGCTGTAAATATGGGTGTTATTATGGGTGGGCCGCTCGCCAAAGCGGCTGAACAACTGCAAAATGAGGTAATAGAAACCGTGCTGAAGTGA
- a CDS encoding cupin domain-containing protein, with the protein MAFKNKIICNPKTGQDIKFLQTGKDTNGQLLEMETTYNAHSKEPAAHYHPYQVEDFKVLAGKLTVRLDGQIKVLHPGDTLHIPKNKVHAMWNNTNRKTVVNWKVQPALDTDHLLETTTGLTIDGKTNDNGMPNLLQLVLIANKYAPVFRLAKPAFAVQKVLFIFLIPFAYLFGYKAVYKKYLD; encoded by the coding sequence ATGGCTTTCAAAAACAAGATAATCTGTAATCCCAAAACCGGCCAGGATATAAAATTTTTACAAACGGGCAAGGATACGAACGGTCAGCTTTTAGAGATGGAAACTACTTATAATGCGCACTCAAAAGAACCGGCCGCGCATTATCATCCTTACCAGGTAGAAGACTTTAAGGTATTAGCCGGTAAATTAACCGTTCGCCTGGATGGGCAAATAAAAGTACTGCACCCAGGCGATACGCTGCATATACCCAAAAATAAGGTCCACGCTATGTGGAATAATACAAACCGTAAGACAGTCGTAAACTGGAAAGTGCAACCAGCTTTGGACACCGATCATTTGCTCGAAACTACTACTGGGCTAACGATTGACGGCAAGACTAACGACAACGGAATGCCTAACCTCTTACAACTTGTTTTAATCGCCAATAAATATGCGCCTGTATTTCGGCTGGCTAAACCAGCATTTGCTGTTCAAAAAGTATTATTTATTTTTTTAATACCGTTTGCTTACTTGTTTGGATATAAAGCGGTTTACAAAAAGTATCTTGACTGA
- a CDS encoding restriction endonuclease — translation MITVNTPNNWKDLQIKVAEILKDCGFTTEIEKIVITARGQVELDVYAQEQINGRKYSIICECKFWNSSIPQAVVHGFRTIVSDIGSNIGYIITTSNFQKGAINTTEFTNVELLTWDEFQNKFFESWFEKFFIFKITKELDPLMTYTEPILPMWFPLMSLEDKQNYYSLKEKYDVIGYIIMVHFSTYSRMLVKKDIPKLPLIELIKEDTEEIEKRIPKDILTEVGYREFLDKIIAFGKVGITSFRELRDKYSKSEDPE, via the coding sequence ATGATAACTGTTAATACCCCAAATAACTGGAAAGATTTACAAATTAAAGTTGCTGAAATTCTTAAGGACTGTGGATTTACTACTGAGATTGAGAAAATAGTAATTACAGCTCGTGGGCAGGTTGAGCTTGATGTATACGCCCAAGAGCAGATAAATGGGAGAAAATATTCTATAATTTGTGAATGTAAATTCTGGAATTCATCCATTCCTCAAGCAGTAGTACACGGATTTAGAACAATTGTTAGCGATATAGGAAGCAATATTGGATATATTATAACAACAAGTAATTTTCAAAAAGGCGCAATAAATACAACTGAGTTTACGAATGTCGAGCTTTTAACTTGGGATGAATTCCAAAATAAATTTTTTGAAAGCTGGTTTGAGAAGTTTTTTATCTTCAAAATAACCAAGGAGCTTGATCCATTGATGACTTATACTGAACCAATACTTCCAATGTGGTTTCCTCTTATGTCTTTAGAAGACAAACAAAATTACTACAGCTTAAAAGAAAAATATGATGTTATTGGATATATTATTATGGTACATTTTTCAACATACTCTAGAATGTTGGTCAAGAAAGATATTCCAAAACTACCATTAATTGAACTTATAAAAGAAGATACGGAAGAAATCGAGAAAAGAATTCCAAAAGATATTTTAACAGAGGTCGGATATAGAGAGTTTTTGGATAAAATAATTGCATTTGGAAAGGTTGGAATTACTTCATTTAGAGAATTAAGAGATAAGTATAGTAAGTCTGAAGATCCAGAATGA